In Dolichospermum sp. DET69, the genomic stretch ATGGCATTTTGTTCTAAAATAGTTTCATCTAATTTCTGTCGCCAGCGTTCTAGTCTTAAAAGTGCTGATTGATGCACAGCTTTGAGATGTTCTAGTCGTTGCTTAACAGCAGCTATTTCTGCATCTAGTTGTAATGCCAATTCAGCTTGAATATCAATAGCTTCTGATTGAACTTCTTGAGTTTCCCAAATAGCGGTGATGATAGCAGATTCTTCTTCGGTAGTTTGACAATTAGTTAGTTGTTCCCAAAGATGAGCAGCAGTTTGAGAGAGTCCTGCTAAGGATTGTTGAGCGAGTGATAAAACCATGATTACCACTCTCCACAACTTTGATAGTATTCGTGTTCAGCTTCAATTTGGTTGAGAATAGCTATCATACCTACATCTAAATTAGTGTCGAGTAATAAATCTGAAG encodes the following:
- a CDS encoding siphovirus Gp157 family protein, with translation MVLSLAQQSLAGLSQTAAHLWEQLTNCQTTEEESAIITAIWETQEVQSEAIDIQAELALQLDAEIAAVKQRLEHLKAVHQSALLRLERWRQKLDETILEQNAIGILPEQMIGNSLRITIKENPPSCDVVVDAEKLPPKYRREKTVYSADKKAIIAAWKKGIPVDGTRVERKQRVVYALTATAIQDFKDSLLP